The following are from one region of the Tachysurus fulvidraco isolate hzauxx_2018 chromosome 15, HZAU_PFXX_2.0, whole genome shotgun sequence genome:
- the si:ch1073-303k11.2 gene encoding leucine-rich repeat neuronal protein 4 yields the protein MQNITLVLLTLLVDFLLAASVTPLASRPPITKTRIRYISVDYDDGDEETPKPSSKVPEKAGATTTQFIPRECEYDPCVVPKVPCSVIAAQTKCYCPGISGPGELPSAPEIKELKRGAHGLVEVHWCAPQSTVTYYKVITEEGHEPQIFSNTSRTGSVNGVKVGSRVCVVAGNNIGFSTESETSCALFDPHKSSQGFQMSWVIAGAIGLLVLALVMAVVLFWRWRRGRKNANVDEEGLRNPSYTTNETL from the coding sequence ATGCAGAACATTACACTCGTCCTGCTGACCTTGCTTGTGGACTTCTTGTTGGCTGCCTCTGTGACCCCATTAGCATCTCGGCCTCCTATCACAAAAACCCGTATCCGCTATATCAGTGTAGACTATGACGATGGTGATGAAGAAACCCCCAAACCTAGTTCAAAAGTCCCTGAAAAGGCTGGGGCCACTACCACTCAGTTTATCCCTCGGGAGTGTGAATATGACCCCTGTGTGGTTCCCAAGGTTCCCTGTTCTGTAATTGCTGCCCAAACTAAGTGCTACTGTCCTGGAATTAGTGGTCCGGGCGAGCTGCCCTCAGCTCCAGAGATCAAGGAGCTGAAACGGGGAGCGCATGGACTGGTTGAGGTCCATTGGTGTGCACCACAGTCCACAGTCACCTACTACAAAGTCATCACAGAAGAAGGCCACGAACCACAAATTTTCAGCAATACTTCCCGTACTGGTTCGGTGAATGGAGTAAAGGTTGGGTCACGAGTTTGTGTGGTGGCAGGAAATAACATCGGATTCAGCACTGAATCAGAAACATCATGTGCTCTCTTTGACCCTCATAAGTCCAGTCAGGGCTTCCAGATGTCATGGGTCATTGCCGGGGCCATCGGACTTTTGGTGCTTGCATTGGTGATGGCTGTGGTGTTGTTCTGGAGATGGAGGAGGGGTAGGAAGAATGCGAATGTGGATGAAGAGGGACTACGAAATCCATCCTACACTACAAATGAAACACTGTGA